AGCGGAGGTTTCCGCTTCGCTGAATCGGTTTTCGCGGAATCCTTGCTGACAAACTTCCGCGTATCCTGGGCACTGCCTTTGTAGATGGTGACGACGTTCGTGTCGGCCGCCCTTGGCTTGGGCGACACTTCGCCAGTGGACGGCGGCTGTGGCGCGATGACCTGCGGCGGCGCCGGCGCCTGCTGGACCGGGGCCGCCGCACGGCGGCCGGCTCCCGACGAGGCTCGATGGGTGGGCGCCGGATCCACGTTCGCGACTGGCGCGGAGCGGAGCTGCGCGAGCACGTCGTCTGAATTGGCTCCGGTCGTCCGGATCGAATCGGGGTCGCCGTAACCACGTAGTGACAATTGGATCCGGCCCGTGCCCTGGGCGATGGCGAGGCGTTCGGCCTCGGCCGGCGTCACCTCGAGGCTAACCGTCGCGGCCGCAATCGGGCGATTGTCGGCGGTATGCTGATCGATCGTGCCAACCGCAAGGACGCGCATGTTCGACATGAACGTCTTGGCAACGTCCTTTTGGGTCTTGCTGTCGCGCGTCACGATCAGCACGTCCACGCGGCTATTCGGCTGGACCATTCCGTTCAGCCCCGATACGTCGTCGATTCGCACGGTAAGGGCGCGCTTGCCTGGCGTGATCTTCACCTGTAGCCCAGGGCCCGTGCCGTCGGGCGTGAGGCGGCCGGGAACGATGACTTCACCGCGGAAGACGTCGATACGCGTCACGCGGTTTACGACCGAATCCACCGATGCGAATGCGCCGGCAGGGATGGTATTGATCGGCCACTCGGCGACGGTCACGCTGGCCCGGTCGATCGCCTTGCCTTCGGCCACGTCCTTGAACGCGATGACGACCGGCCGGGTGATGACTCGGTTCTGCGCCTTGGAGGCTTGCAGCACCCTGTAGATGCCGAAGGTCGCCAAAGCGGCCGTTACGAGCGCGGCCCCGAAAATTGTCGTGTAACGTCGCTCTGCCATAAAAAAGCGTCCGAAAGAGGATGGCTGTCTTGGGAATGCCCAGCGAAAACGTGCGAACCTT
Above is a window of Gemmatimonadaceae bacterium DNA encoding:
- the cpaB gene encoding Flp pilus assembly protein CpaB — protein: MAERRYTTIFGAALVTAALATFGIYRVLQASKAQNRVITRPVVIAFKDVAEGKAIDRASVTVAEWPINTIPAGAFASVDSVVNRVTRIDVFRGEVIVPGRLTPDGTGPGLQVKITPGKRALTVRIDDVSGLNGMVQPNSRVDVLIVTRDSKTQKDVAKTFMSNMRVLAVGTIDQHTADNRPIAAATVSLEVTPAEAERLAIAQGTGRIQLSLRGYGDPDSIRTTGANSDDVLAQLRSAPVANVDPAPTHRASSGAGRRAAAPVQQAPAPPQVIAPQPPSTGEVSPKPRAADTNVVTIYKGSAQDTRKFVSKDSAKTDSAKRKPPL